In a single window of the Pongo abelii isolate AG06213 chromosome 1, NHGRI_mPonAbe1-v2.0_pri, whole genome shotgun sequence genome:
- the LOC112135455 gene encoding protein S100-A10-like translates to MPSQMEHAMETMMFTFHKFAGDKGYLTKEDLRVLMEKEFPGFLENQKDPLAVDKIMKDLDQCRDGKVGFQSFFFLSAGLSIACHDYFVVHMKQKGKK, encoded by the coding sequence ATGCCATCTCAAATGGAACACGCCATGGAAACCATGATGTTTACATTTCACAAATTCGCTGGGGATAAAGGCTACTTAACAAAGGAGGACCTGAGAGTACTCATGGAAAAGGAGTTCCCTGGATTTTTGGAAAATCAAAAAGACCCTCTGGCTGTGGACAAAATAATGAAGGACCTGGACCAGTGCAGAGATGGCAAAGTGGGCTTCCAGAGCTTCTTTTTCCTAAGTGCGGGCCTCAGCATTGCATGCCATGACTATTTTGTAGTACACATGAAGCAGAAGGGAAAGAAGTAG